From the genome of Pelosinus fermentans DSM 17108:
GCATACGAATCCTATTTTTGTAGTGGGAAAACGAGATACTAATGTTGTGGAGATTGCCCTGCAATATAATGAAAGTTATGTAGAAAATATTTTTAGTTTTGTTAATAATATTAATACTCAAGAAGGTGGTACTCACCTTAGCGGCTTTAAGATTGCATTAACAAGAACAGTTAATGATTATGCCCGTAAATTAAATATATTAAAAGATAATGATGAAAATCTAAGTGGTGAAGATGTTCGGGAAGGTCTAACTGCAGTTATTAGTTTAAAAATTGAGGAGCCGCAATTTGAAGGACAAACCAAAACAAAGCTAGGTAATAGTGATGTTAGAGGGATTGTAGATAGTATTGTTTCTGACAAATTAAGTGAGTTCTTCGAAGAGAATCCAGCGGTTACTAAAAAGATTATTGAGAAATCTGTTATGTCAGCTCGGGCTAGAGATGCAGCCCGTAAGGCCAGAGAATTGACTCGCAGAAAAAATGCATTGGAGATCAGCTCTTTACCTGGGAAATTGGCAGATTGCTCAATGAAAGATCCCATGCAGACAGAAATCTATCTAGTTGAAGGCGATTCAGCAGGTGGTTCAGCCAAACAAGGACGGGATCGCCGATTCCAAGCTATATTGCCTTTGCGTGGTAAAATATTAAATGTTGAGAAAGCTCGTTTGGATAAGATACTCAATAGTGACGAAATTAGAGTTATGATTACTGCCTTTGGTAACGGCATTGCAGAAGATTTTGATTTAGAGAAAAGCCGCTATGGCAAAATTATTATCATGACAGATGCTGATGTTGATGGTGCTCATATCCGTACCTTGTTATTGACGTTTTTTTATCGTTATATGAAGCCTCTCATTGAAGCAGGTCGTATTTATATCGCTCAACCGCCTTTATATTTAGTGAAAAAGGGACGTGAGAGCTGGTATTTATACAGTGATGATGAAATGAGTAAATTATTAGCTCGTATTGGCAAAGACAATATTAATGTACAGCGTTATAAAGGTCTTGGTGAAATGAATCCTGATCAATTATGGGAAACTACCATGAACCCTGAAGGAAGAACTCTGCTGCAAGTCGAGTTAGGGGATGCTATGGCTGCTGATGAGATGTTTACCATTCTCATGGGTGATAAGGTAGAGCCTAGGCGTAAGTTCATTGAAGATCATGCCCATGATGTACGAAATTTGGATACATGATAGGTAAGTAAAAATAAGGAAGGCCGATTATCTGTAATTAGATAATCAGCCTTCCTACTTTTAAAGTAATTGTTCTTGGGTTACGTTGTAAGGAGGAGTCTTATGCGCATTGTAGTGATTGATGGACAAGGCGGCGGTATGGGAAAAGTTATTATTGAAAAAATAAGAAAAGAATTTAAAGAGGAAATTGATATTTTGGCGTTAGGTACAAATGCACTGGCAACTTCAGCTATGCTGAAAGCAGGAGCAAATGAAGGTGCTACCGGAGAAAATGCAATTGTACATAATTGTAAGGATATTGATTGTATAATAGGATCATTGAGTATTATTATGGCAAATTCAATGCTTGGAGAACTTACGCCGAAAATGGCAGAAGTGATAACGACTAGTAAGGCGCGAAAGATATTAATACCCTTATATCGCGGGAATATTGATATTATTGGATTAAAAACAGAGCCGCTGCCTCATTTAGTAGATGGTGTACTGCTTGAAATTAAAAAGCATTTAGGAGGGGATAAAACATGTGCGAAGCTAACGTTTATGTAATGAATAAAAATGTGGAAGAATTACTCTTAGAAAGAGTCGATACCATTATTCCTAAGGATAGGGAAATCTATCTTGAAAATATTTTTGGTGAACGTAAAACCATAGAAGCCCGTATTAAAGAATTACACTTAGTGGATCATAAAATTATCCTAGAGCGCTTTGAAAAAGGATAATAAAAAAAGTGCTGAAACGCGAAGATGCGAAGAAATGCAAAAGACACGAAGTATTGTGGACATTTTATTCTTCCTATTCTTCGTGTCTTCGCGGTTCAAAAATTTTTTATCCTATCTATTTTTTCCCTATGGTTCCATTCTGTTTTAAATTATAATATGCATAAGCGGCTAGAATTTTTAGATCTAGCCGCTTATGCATATTATAATTTATACTTTTTTAGTACAAGGATAAGAGGATAACCGATGGCAAAGACAATAATTGCTTCACTAAATCCAATGGATAATATTGTAAACCAGAAGGGCATAGCATATAATATAGAAAGATAGCCGCCAACAATAAATGCATTGACGATAATTGGGGATACATATGCCCAGATCGTACTTCTAAATCGATAGGTAAGCCAAGCTGCAATGAGTGTGGCCAGACTACCGCCAAATATATCCCAAACACCCAGCCCACCAAAGATATTAGCAATTAAAGTGCCGATAAATAAACCGTAGATCGCTTCAGGATAAAGAATGGGCAGTACAGTTAGCGCTTCACTAAGCCGAAATTGTAAAGGGCCATAAGAAATGGGTGCTAGTGCATATGTAATGCTTATATATAAAGCGGCAATCATAGTAGCACGTAGAATAAAATGGGTATTCATAAAGACCTCCATTGATAATAGATTGAATTTTAATTATAGTATATGGAGTTAAAATAAACCAGAAAAGTTTCGTTAAAGACAAATATAGAATAAAAACAAACATATGTTCCTAAAAAAATTGTGGATTTCCATATAGGAATGGTATAATACAACGAGAATAAATAAAAAAAGAATTAGGTGGTAAACTTTGTCTAAACGTCATACAAGCGATATAGAAAATAATAATCAAAGTATTGTTAATCCGAGGCTCCGGTCTGAGGTATTGGGTATCTTTCTTTTGGCAGCAGGGATTATTTCAATTATTAGTTTACTGGATTTTAATACTGGTTCCATTGGGTTATATCTATCTAAGTTTTTAAAATACTCTTTTGGATTAGGAGCCTTTGTTATTCCTTTATTAATGATCATCATTGGTGGCTTTTATATCAAGAAGGATCAAGGTATTGTGTATAGTATCCGTTTTTGGGGACTAGCGCTGCTCTATATATCGTTGTTAGCATTAACCCATCATTTTTTAATTTTGGAAAACAGAGAAATACTTCCAGAAAGTTTAGCCAGTGGAGGCGGCTTGATTGGTGGTATGATATTATTTATACTGCGTAAATTTTTTGGATTTTATGGTGCTTTTATTATATTAATTGCTTCATGTTTATGTGGTATTTTAATTGCTACAACTTGGTCATTATATCAAACCTACCTAGCGGCTAAAGAAAGAACGCAGCAGGGATTGACTACCGCATATGAACAAATTGAAAAAGTCGGCAGCTTTTATAATCAGGAGAAGGATAGACAATTTTTAAGAAAAAATAATAAAGACGAACAAGAAGAGCAGTATGAAGAGATAGCAGCGATTACTGGAAGACCTTTAATTGACAGTTTATTAGAACAGGCTGCTCATCAAGAAGCAGAAGAAGCAGAAGAAGCCAGCTACAAGGCAAGAAGAGAAGAGCCTGTCCAGAAGGTACGAGAGAATGTTGTTGAAATAAAACATAAACAAAATAATAAGGGGAAAATAGAGGATAATCATTCGATTCTAGAACCAGAGAGTACCTTTGTTGCAGGGTATGTATTGCCGCCACTATCAATATTACAAAAATCTACGAATCAAGGGGATAGTAAACGAGCCAAAGAAGTAGCCAATAATGCTAAAATTCTTGAGAGCACTCTGGAAAGTTTTAATGTCAAAGCGAAAATGATCCATATTAGCCAAGGACCTACTGTAACCCGCTATGAATTAGAACCTGCTCCTGGTGTAAAAGTAAGTAAGATTGTTAATTTAGCCGATGATATTGCTTTGAGCCTTGCTGCATCGGGAGTGCGTATTGAAGCGCCAATTCCAGGTAAGGCAGCCATTGGTATTGAAGTCCCTAATAAAGTTCTAGCAAGTGTTCCTTTGCGGGATGTGTTAGAAAGTAATGAATTTTTGAAAGCAACCTCAAAATTAGTTGTGGCTTTAGGCAAGGATATCGCAGGGCAAACTGTGACAGCTGATTTGGGGAAAATGCCTCATTTATTAGTGGCTGGTTCAACAGGCTCTGGCAAGAGTGTATGTATCAACACATTGTTAACCAGTATATTATTTAAAGCAACTCCTCAGGAAGTACGCCTGATTTTAATTGATCCTAAAGTGGTTGAATTGACGAATTATAATGGTCTGCCTCATTTATTAACACCTGTAGTGACGGATGCACAAAAAGCTGCATCTGCCTTGCGCTGGGCAGTGCAAGAAATGGAGCGGCGTTATGAAATGTTTGCTGCTGCGGGAGTGCGGGACATCGGCAGATATAATGACTTAATTGATAGTTTCCCGGTTGGCGAGGGTTCTAGTGGTGAAAAAATCCCTTATATTTTGATTATTATTGATGAATTGGCAGATTTGATGATGGTCTCGCCAGTTGATGTAGAGGATGCGATTATCCGCTTAGCGCAAAAAGCTCGGGCAGCTGGTATTCACATGGTATTAGCAACACAGAGACCCTCTGTAGATGTAATTACGGGATTAATCAAAGCGAATGTACCATCTAGAATTGCTTTTGCTGTATCATCCCAAATTGATTCCCGAACCATATTGGATATGGCAGGAGCAGAAAAGCTGCTAGGCAAAGGGGACATGCTGTTTTATCCTATCGGCATGTCTAAGCCTCTTAGAGTACAAGGTGCGTTTATTGCTGATAGTGAAGTGGAAGAACTTACAGAATATATCAAAAAGCAGATAGAGCCTCCGGAATATATGGAAGGAATTACTGCTTGTGAAAATTTAAAGAAAGAAGAAACTGGTTCCAATCTTTTTGAAGATGAGTTATTTGAAGAAGCTGTGCGCATTATTATGGAGCTGAATCAGGCATCAGCATCTATGCTGCAAAGGAAATTCAGGATTGGCTATACAAGAGCGTCTCGCTTAATTGATACCATGGAAGAAATGAAAATTATTGGTCCGAATATGGGAAGCAAACCTCGGGATATCACCATGACTTATGATCAGGTATGTGAACGTTATTTTAATGATGCGGCTCAATCTAGTAATACAGATTCAGAATAGATGAGGTGGTAGGTTTGCCAGGTCAATATAAGCAGATCACTAAAAAAGTAGGTCTTCCTCCCGGTACTCTTTTGCATATCGGTTCAACTCGAAGCGAAAAAGTAAAAATAAGAATGTTGTGTTATAGTAGTGAGCATTGGAATGAGAAAGAATTTGATAAAGTTGATGAATTATTAGAGAATGAGAGTATCACAGATAAGTGTTGGATACATATCAGCGGTATTCATGTTGTGAGCATGATTGAAAAAATCGGAGCTGCATTTCAGATACATTCTTTAGTATTAGAAGATATCGTTAATACTAACCAACGTCCTAAAATAGAAGACAATAAGGAATACTTGTATATTATTGTCAAAATGATTCATTGCTATGATAATAAGAATATCGACTTTGAGCAAGTTAGCTTGATTGTAGGCAGTAATTATATACTGTCTTTTCAAGAAAATGATAATGATACATTTGCAAAGATTCGAGAACGAATGAAAGGCACTACGGGTAAAATAAGAAGTAAAGGTGTAGACTACCTTGCTTATGCTTTACTGGATTGTATTGTAGATAATTACTATGTTGCTCTTGAATATTTAGGAGATAAAATTGAAGTATTAGAAAATAAGATTATTGTACATCCTCAGCCTAAGGTTATAAAAGAAATACATACCTTAAAAAATGAGATGTTATTTGTACGAAAAGCCGTCTGGCCTCTGCGAGAAATTATAAATGCTTTGTCTCGGGGAGATTCTGTCTTATTCACAAAAGACACTCTTATTTATATTAGAGATGTATATGACCACATGATACAAGTAATTGATAGTATTGAAATGTATCGGGATATGGTTACGGGGATGCTTGACCTTTATCTTTCCAATGTAAGTTTTAAAACGAATGAAGTCATGAAAGTTTTAACAATTATCGCTACCATTTTTATTCCCCTCACTTTTATTGTAGGTTTATATGGGATGAATTTTAAATATATGCCAGAGCTGGAATGGAAATGGGGCTACCCGGTGATTTTATTATTTATGGCCTTTATTAGCGGATGTATGATCGTATATTTTCGCAGAAAGAAATGGATGTAAATCTTTTATAACTCAAAAAAATCGTACCTTATCACAAGGTACGATTTTCGTTTATAAAATTTATATATAGGTTTGCCCTATATTAAGGCAAATCCAATTTAATACCGAAATACTGACTGGTTAATTTTAGCCAGGAGCGGCTGGCAAAGGATAGATAGCGATCTTTTTTCCAGATCATTCCCAGATGCCAAGGTACCATGGGTTCTGCTAAGGATACGGTTTTGATTTTAGCAGGGTCAAGTTCCTTGCAAATCGTTCGCGGTAATATGGCAATCCCTAAATTAATCGCAACCATTTCAGAGATAAAGTCCCATTGGGAGCTTTCACAGATGATTTTAGGATCAAAGCCACTTTGAATACAGCGATTTACGATACGACCATGAAGAGTAAAATCTTCCCGCAATAGGATAAAGGATTCATTTTTTAATTCAGTAAGCTCTACATTGGATCGATTTGCTAATTCGTGATCAGGATGAACGATAAGCATCAGAGGCTCTTTGACGAAAGGAAACATTTCAAAGTTATTCTCATTAACAGGTAATGCCACCATACCAATATCCAGGCTGCCATCTTCTACTCCATCTTCTACTTTTTTGGAACCTACTTCAATTAGACTCAGAGAGATTTGGGGATATAACCTCGTATAATCAGCAATGATCTTGGGGAAAAACCTGGCACCTACCATTGGAGGCAATCCGATTACAAGAGTACCCTTTTTTAAGTTAATTACATCGGCTAATTCTGATGTCAGGTTTTGAAAAGAAGTTACAATTTGTTGGGATTGGTGGAGAACAGCTCTGCCTGCATCCGTTAACTCGATTTGTTTTGCGGAGCGATAAAATAAGGTTGTTCCTAATTCATCTTCCAAAATTTTAATCATCTTACTAATTGACGGCTGTGTTATGTGTAATGAACGAGCTGCTTTGGTAAAACTACGGTGCCTGGCTACTTCGATAAAATAAGTTAAATGGCGTACATCCATCTTTCGATCTCCTTTTTATTATAAGATGTGCAGAAAATTATATAGTAGGGTACTATAGTTTTTAAGAATAGGTTATATTATAATTATAATATAAAATAACAGTAAATGCTTGTAATAAAACGCAAAGAATTTAAAAAATTTAAAGTATTTCGTGATTTACAGATTAAATATAATATAAAAGTGTATAATACTATGGTATAATAATAAAGAAAAAAATGATCAAAGTGAGGGAATTTTTTTGAAAAAGGCAATTATCGAATTGGATAAAGGTAAAATTACAATAGAATTATTTGAGAAAGATGCACCAAAAACAGTAGCTAATTTTGAAAAATTAATTACAGAAGGTTTTTATAATGGTATTTCGTTTCATCGTGTAATCAAAGGTTTTGTGGCTCAAGGTGGCTGTCCAAATGGTACAGGTACGGGTGGTCCTGGTTATACAATTCCTTGTGAAACCAAAGATAATCCTCGTATTCATGAACGTGGCTCTTTGTCCATGGCTCATCGTGGACCTAATACAGGAGGCAGTCAATTTTTCATTGTGTATGAACCGCAGCCTCATTTAGATGGTGTACATACTGTGTTTGGTAAAGTAATCGAAGGTATGGATGTTGTTGATTTAATCACTGAAGGTGATGTTATGAATAAGGTTACAGTGATTGAAGAATAGGAGCTAATGTTCTATCGGATAGCGGATATGGTTTTTAAGGTGGGGGAACATCAAATGATGTAATCTCACTTTTTATTTTTGGGGAGGTAATGTTTTGGAGAATATTAGTGTAGATATGATTTTATTTTTAATGGGAGCTGGATTTATCGCTGCATTTATTGATTCTGTAGTCGGTGGAGGAGGATTAATATCTTTACCGGCTTTACTGCTTACAGGATTGCCGCCAACCATCGCATTGGGCACTAATAAAATGGCAAGTGTAATGGGAAGTTTTACGAGTACAATTTCATTTATGCGATCAGGCAAGATCAACCTTGAAATTATTAAATATTTATTTCCTCTTTCTTTTATTGGATCGGCATTGGGTGTTATTGCCGTTCAGCAAATACCATCTCAATTTTTAAAACCATTGGTAGTTGTTATGCTAGTAGTGGTTACTATTTATACTTTTACCAAAAAAGAATGGGGAGATGTATCAACCTATGACGGTATGAGTAAAAGGACAGCATACTTGAGTGGCATAGTTGCTTTTTCCATTGGTTTTTATGATGGCTTCTTCGGACCAGGAGCAGGTTCTTTTTTTATTTTTGCTTTTTTAATGATTGGATTTGATTTTGTAATGGCAGCTGGTAATTCGAAAGCTTTAAATTTTGCTAGTAATATTGCAGCTGTGTTTACTTTTGTTTATTTTGACTCTATTAATTATTACTATGCTATACCTATGGGGTTCGCCATGATTCTTGGTGCATTGGCAGGTTCTAGATTAGCCATAAAAAAAGGCGCTGCTTATGTGCGCCCACTGTTTTTATTTATGTCAGTTGTCTTAATTAGTAAGCAGTTATGGGATGTCTTGCGTTAAAGATGATTGGCATTTGGGGTTAGATATTTGACTACATCCTTATTTTTAATGGGAAATAAAATATAAAAAGTAGTGCCATGGGGACCGGTTATTGGCTGTATGGTGGCATTATGTCGATTGGCAATGCTATAACAAACTGCCAATCCTAGTCCAGTACCTTTTTCTTTCGTGGTGAAAAACGGCGTACCAATTTTTTTCATAATGTCCTTTGGTATACCGTGGCCTTCGTCTTGTATGGCTAAGGCCACGGTATTATCATAGGTAAAGGTTTGGATTGAGATTGTACCGCCTGATTCCGTTGCATCTAATCCGTTGTTAACTAGGTTAAGTATCAATTGACGAATTTCTTTTTCATCCAGCTGCAAATTCGGAATTATAGCTAAATCGTGGTGAATTGTTTTATTGTCAACAATGGCATTGGCTTGCATTAAAGGCATAAGAGCTGTGATGATGCTATTTAAATTGGTCTCTTTTAAGTGAACTGACTTATCTTTCGCTAAAGATAAAAATTCAGAAATAATAGAGTTTGCTCGATCAAGCTCATCAATCATAATATTAAAGAAAACATTATTTTTTTTATTTTCTTTTTTTAAGGACATCATTTGGAGAAATCCCCGTACTGTGGTCATGGGATTTCGTACTTCATGGCCGATACTAGCTGCCATTTCCCCTACTAAATTCAACCGATCGAGACGAGCCATTTCGGTTGTTAAATTTGTATAAGTCGTAATGTCTCGCGACGTACATAAAGCACGTTCCACCGAACCGTCAATTCCGAATTCTGGTACGATACGGGCATGAAAATATCGAATGCCGTTTAGACCTGGATATTCATATTCAAACACATTGGATTTTTTAGTTACAAAAACTTGTTGGACATTTATTATCCAAAGATTTAGAGTATTTGGATCGCAGTTGATAAGTTCATGCAAAGTCTTATTGATATATTCTTTGGCAGGTATTCCTGTTAGCTGAGTGATAGAAGAATTAATAAAAGTAATACGCATGGATTTATCAATTCGGGAAATAATATCAGGTGTATTTTCAATTAGTGCTTGAAATTCTTGGTGTTGACGATATAGTTTTGCTTCTAGTTTTTTATGATCTGTAATATTCATCAAGGTATACAGGGCAGACTTAATGGTGCCTTCCTGATTGTATTCCGGTATGATCCTACATTGATAATAATAATGTTCTCCCTGCTGATTAATGAAGTCAGACTCAAATAAGGCTTCCCTGCCAGTAGTAAAAGCATAGGAGAAAGAAGCTTCCCATAGTATGCAAAAGTTATGAGGCATGCCAGCTTCACGAAAAGTTTTACCAATAAATTCTTGGGGAGACAGCCCAGTATCCTGAAAGATAACAGGATTGATATAAATATGTTGGCTTTTCGTATTGACACGAGCGACAATAAGGGGCAAATTCTCGATTATTGTCTTACACTCTTCCTGATTTTGTCGTATGATTCGCTGGTATTGAAGATGAAGAAGCTGAGGATTTTCCCGAGAATTGACTTCAGTGTACAGGTCTGGCATTTCTGTTATGAAATTTTCCTTTGCAGTTACATTAGTGCCCATACATTATTATCCTTTCTACAATCAAATGGAAATATTTAACTTATTTAGTTATTCTATAAAATTTGTAAATTCCCTTTTGAGATCATAATGAAATATAAAAAAATTTAATATAATCGAATAAGACCTAGTAGAATTAAGATTAATCCTGGCAAATAGGGAACTTTTTTTTTGAATTGTTCTGAAAGAAAATGTTTCGAGGCGTAGATCCCAAATGTAATAACAAGGATTTGGATTAAGCCCATGGTAATAGGGGTATAAAATGGTAAGGGATTTACTAAGGCAGCAGCAAAAATCGCTATCATATTGTCAATACCGAGAGCTAATCCAAGAAGTATGGCTTCTGTTGAGCTAATGAATTGAGAATGATCAACATCTGCCTTTTCTGGTTTTGCCATGATATTAATTACAAGACGACCAACGGAAAAGGTTAGATTTGGAGAAGGGACTCCTGAGTTTATAGGTTCTGATTGAACTTTTGCAGCAAAATATTCTTGAAATAAACTGAATAATCCCATGAAGGTGAGTAATAATGCACCTATAAGTATTGCTATTTTAGTATTTAACATTGTTCCTAATATATGAGCACTTCCCATGGCTAAACTAACACATAATGTTGTTGTTAATCCTACAATGAATAAAGAAATCTTAGATATAATAATATTTTTTAATCCGTAGGAAATACCAGCAATAAAGCCATCAATACTTACAGCAAATCCTAAGAGTAACACATAGCACAACGTCATTTATATAGCCTCCTATAGGTAGAGTGGTCAGAGAAGGTATCTCCAAATAATATATGGCGAAGGTTAATCTTTGGTGACGATGAAGCTTTTGTATTGTTATTCAAAGGATTAGAAGGATTTTTTAAAAAAATAGGGAAATTATATGGTATAATAAGAAGTTGAAGCAAGTGATTGACATACTACTCATAAAATATTGTGAGTAGTATGGTTTTGCATTGGTATGAAAAAGGACAAGTCTGGGAACTATCGCAATTTAAAATTGTGTTTTTGAGGTGAGAATGTGGATTTTGGTTTAGGTAAAGTATTGCCTGTAAGTATTGAACAGGAAATGAAAGGTTCTTATATTGATTATGCCATGAGTGTTATCACCATGCGGGCATTGCCCGATGTACGTGATGGACTGAAGCCTGTACATCGTCGTATTCTCTATGCTATGCATGAAGCAGGGATGGCATCGAATAAGCCTTATAAGAAATCAGCACGTATTGTCGGTGAAGTACTTGGTAAGTATCACCCTCATGGTGATAGTTCTGTATATCAGGCTATCGTACGTTTAGCTCAAGATTTTTCTACCCGTTATTTAATGGTAGATGGTCATGGTAATTTTGGTTCTGTTGACGGAGACTCGGCAGCGGCTATGCGTTATACCGAGGTTAGAATGTCTCGTATTGCAGAGGCAATGGTAGCTGATATTGAAAAAGATACAGTAGATTTTACCCCTAACTATGATGAATCGATGCAAGAGCCAGCCGTGCTCCCAGCTAAGGTTCCTAACCTTTTGGTAAATGGTTCGTCAGGTATTGCAGTAGGTATGGCTACTAATATTCCTCCTCATAATTTAAGAGAAGTTATTGATGCTTTGATTATGATGATTGATAATGCAGAGGTCACCATTCCTGAATTGATGACGGCTGTTAAAGGGCCAGATTTTCCTACTAG
Proteins encoded in this window:
- a CDS encoding DUF3842 family protein, which encodes MRIVVIDGQGGGMGKVIIEKIRKEFKEEIDILALGTNALATSAMLKAGANEGATGENAIVHNCKDIDCIIGSLSIIMANSMLGELTPKMAEVITTSKARKILIPLYRGNIDIIGLKTEPLPHLVDGVLLEIKKHLGGDKTCAKLTFM
- the corA gene encoding magnesium/cobalt transporter CorA, with product MVGLPGQYKQITKKVGLPPGTLLHIGSTRSEKVKIRMLCYSSEHWNEKEFDKVDELLENESITDKCWIHISGIHVVSMIEKIGAAFQIHSLVLEDIVNTNQRPKIEDNKEYLYIIVKMIHCYDNKNIDFEQVSLIVGSNYILSFQENDNDTFAKIRERMKGTTGKIRSKGVDYLAYALLDCIVDNYYVALEYLGDKIEVLENKIIVHPQPKVIKEIHTLKNEMLFVRKAVWPLREIINALSRGDSVLFTKDTLIYIRDVYDHMIQVIDSIEMYRDMVTGMLDLYLSNVSFKTNEVMKVLTIIATIFIPLTFIVGLYGMNFKYMPELEWKWGYPVILLFMAFISGCMIVYFRRKKWM
- the gyrB gene encoding DNA topoisomerase (ATP-hydrolyzing) subunit B translates to MSNEEEVLGNGNYGAEQIQVLEGLEAVRKRPGMYIGSTSARGLHHLVYEVVDNSIDEALAGYCDKVDVTICQDNSIIVSDNGRGIPVGMHETGKPAVEVVLTVLHAGGKFGGGGYKVSGGLHGVGISVVNALSTYLDIEVKVDGKIHQIGFERGYTAKPLTIVGDTEETGTTVKFKPDAEIFEDLVYSYDTLKQRLRELAFLNKGITINLTDERTETHEVFFYEGGICSFVDHLNKNKTVLHTNPIFVVGKRDTNVVEIALQYNESYVENIFSFVNNINTQEGGTHLSGFKIALTRTVNDYARKLNILKDNDENLSGEDVREGLTAVISLKIEEPQFEGQTKTKLGNSDVRGIVDSIVSDKLSEFFEENPAVTKKIIEKSVMSARARDAARKARELTRRKNALEISSLPGKLADCSMKDPMQTEIYLVEGDSAGGSAKQGRDRRFQAILPLRGKILNVEKARLDKILNSDEIRVMITAFGNGIAEDFDLEKSRYGKIIIMTDADVDGAHIRTLLLTFFYRYMKPLIEAGRIYIAQPPLYLVKKGRESWYLYSDDEMSKLLARIGKDNINVQRYKGLGEMNPDQLWETTMNPEGRTLLQVELGDAMAADEMFTILMGDKVEPRRKFIEDHAHDVRNLDT
- a CDS encoding QueT transporter family protein, coding for MNTHFILRATMIAALYISITYALAPISYGPLQFRLSEALTVLPILYPEAIYGLFIGTLIANIFGGLGVWDIFGGSLATLIAAWLTYRFRSTIWAYVSPIIVNAFIVGGYLSILYAMPFWFTILSIGFSEAIIVFAIGYPLILVLKKYKL
- a CDS encoding FtsK/SpoIIIE family DNA translocase; translated protein: MSKRHTSDIENNNQSIVNPRLRSEVLGIFLLAAGIISIISLLDFNTGSIGLYLSKFLKYSFGLGAFVIPLLMIIIGGFYIKKDQGIVYSIRFWGLALLYISLLALTHHFLILENREILPESLASGGGLIGGMILFILRKFFGFYGAFIILIASCLCGILIATTWSLYQTYLAAKERTQQGLTTAYEQIEKVGSFYNQEKDRQFLRKNNKDEQEEQYEEIAAITGRPLIDSLLEQAAHQEAEEAEEASYKARREEPVQKVRENVVEIKHKQNNKGKIEDNHSILEPESTFVAGYVLPPLSILQKSTNQGDSKRAKEVANNAKILESTLESFNVKAKMIHISQGPTVTRYELEPAPGVKVSKIVNLADDIALSLAASGVRIEAPIPGKAAIGIEVPNKVLASVPLRDVLESNEFLKATSKLVVALGKDIAGQTVTADLGKMPHLLVAGSTGSGKSVCINTLLTSILFKATPQEVRLILIDPKVVELTNYNGLPHLLTPVVTDAQKAASALRWAVQEMERRYEMFAAAGVRDIGRYNDLIDSFPVGEGSSGEKIPYILIIIDELADLMMVSPVDVEDAIIRLAQKARAAGIHMVLATQRPSVDVITGLIKANVPSRIAFAVSSQIDSRTILDMAGAEKLLGKGDMLFYPIGMSKPLRVQGAFIADSEVEELTEYIKKQIEPPEYMEGITACENLKKEETGSNLFEDELFEEAVRIIMELNQASASMLQRKFRIGYTRASRLIDTMEEMKIIGPNMGSKPRDITMTYDQVCERYFNDAAQSSNTDSE
- a CDS encoding peptidylprolyl isomerase, with translation MKKAIIELDKGKITIELFEKDAPKTVANFEKLITEGFYNGISFHRVIKGFVAQGGCPNGTGTGGPGYTIPCETKDNPRIHERGSLSMAHRGPNTGGSQFFIVYEPQPHLDGVHTVFGKVIEGMDVVDLITEGDVMNKVTVIEE
- a CDS encoding CooT family nickel-binding protein, producing the protein MCEANVYVMNKNVEELLLERVDTIIPKDREIYLENIFGERKTIEARIKELHLVDHKIILERFEKG
- a CDS encoding sulfite exporter TauE/SafE family protein, encoding MENISVDMILFLMGAGFIAAFIDSVVGGGGLISLPALLLTGLPPTIALGTNKMASVMGSFTSTISFMRSGKINLEIIKYLFPLSFIGSALGVIAVQQIPSQFLKPLVVVMLVVVTIYTFTKKEWGDVSTYDGMSKRTAYLSGIVAFSIGFYDGFFGPGAGSFFIFAFLMIGFDFVMAAGNSKALNFASNIAAVFTFVYFDSINYYYAIPMGFAMILGALAGSRLAIKKGAAYVRPLFLFMSVVLISKQLWDVLR
- the cidR gene encoding cidABC operon transcriptional activator CidR codes for the protein MDVRHLTYFIEVARHRSFTKAARSLHITQPSISKMIKILEDELGTTLFYRSAKQIELTDAGRAVLHQSQQIVTSFQNLTSELADVINLKKGTLVIGLPPMVGARFFPKIIADYTRLYPQISLSLIEVGSKKVEDGVEDGSLDIGMVALPVNENNFEMFPFVKEPLMLIVHPDHELANRSNVELTELKNESFILLREDFTLHGRIVNRCIQSGFDPKIICESSQWDFISEMVAINLGIAILPRTICKELDPAKIKTVSLAEPMVPWHLGMIWKKDRYLSFASRSWLKLTSQYFGIKLDLP
- a CDS encoding PAS domain-containing sensor histidine kinase — its product is MGTNVTAKENFITEMPDLYTEVNSRENPQLLHLQYQRIIRQNQEECKTIIENLPLIVARVNTKSQHIYINPVIFQDTGLSPQEFIGKTFREAGMPHNFCILWEASFSYAFTTGREALFESDFINQQGEHYYYQCRIIPEYNQEGTIKSALYTLMNITDHKKLEAKLYRQHQEFQALIENTPDIISRIDKSMRITFINSSITQLTGIPAKEYINKTLHELINCDPNTLNLWIINVQQVFVTKKSNVFEYEYPGLNGIRYFHARIVPEFGIDGSVERALCTSRDITTYTNLTTEMARLDRLNLVGEMAASIGHEVRNPMTTVRGFLQMMSLKKENKKNNVFFNIMIDELDRANSIISEFLSLAKDKSVHLKETNLNSIITALMPLMQANAIVDNKTIHHDLAIIPNLQLDEKEIRQLILNLVNNGLDATESGGTISIQTFTYDNTVALAIQDEGHGIPKDIMKKIGTPFFTTKEKGTGLGLAVCYSIANRHNATIQPITGPHGTTFYILFPIKNKDVVKYLTPNANHL